In a genomic window of Roseiflexus castenholzii DSM 13941:
- a CDS encoding Uma2 family endonuclease: MKQPFVHYYDLHPTQEDLMGESVAQSTLIHYLLSVLTYLFRTTTCFIVSNLNLYQRRRRYEYPLAPDIALFKGVTIPNPAAREFRSWRLYEPNRPPPQVMFEFSAEETWKTDIEEKPARYAALGVQEYIAYDPNDPPRARSARRGIMKRIAFAFLGDLRGHLRGYRLNHQGHEAHEGE; encoded by the coding sequence GTGAAACAACCATTCGTCCATTACTACGATCTGCATCCTACGCAAGAGGATCTGATGGGTGAGAGCGTAGCCCAATCTACCCTGATTCACTATCTGTTAAGCGTGCTCACCTATCTGTTCCGTACCACGACTTGCTTCATTGTTAGTAATTTGAACCTTTATCAGCGCCGTCGCCGCTACGAATATCCGCTGGCGCCGGATATTGCTTTGTTCAAGGGGGTGACCATTCCCAATCCCGCAGCACGCGAATTCCGCAGTTGGCGTTTGTACGAGCCAAACCGACCACCGCCACAGGTGATGTTCGAGTTCAGTGCCGAGGAGACATGGAAGACGGACATCGAGGAGAAACCGGCACGGTATGCAGCACTGGGCGTGCAGGAATACATCGCCTACGATCCAAATGATCCGCCAAGGGCACGAAGCGCACGAAGGGGAATAATGAAGCGTATTGCCTTCGCGTTCCTTGGCGACCTTCGTGGACACCTTCGTGGTTACAGGCTCAACCACCAAGGGCACGAAGCGCACGAAGGGGAATAA
- a CDS encoding polysaccharide deacetylase family protein produces MNPILKRLGFRPDDRVVIIHADDLGMCQATIPAVAELFDAGLVSSAATMVPCAWFPAVAAYARATPSADIGVHATLTSEWDAYRWGPLSTRDPASGLLDDEGYFHRTTPAVQERARPDAVAAELHDQINRALAHGIDVTHLDSHMGSAFAPHFLPAYLAAAAHARVPPLVPRLSEERMRAVGMPEEMIAFARNIVPQLEAQGVVMVDHLIGMPLDRHEDRVETAKQLLGSLAPGLTYVIIHPAIDTPELRAIAGDWRARVADYQAFCSAELRAWVQDQGIHVIGWRPIRDVLRGA; encoded by the coding sequence ATGAACCCTATTCTCAAACGCCTTGGCTTTCGCCCTGATGACCGGGTGGTCATTATCCACGCCGACGATCTCGGCATGTGTCAGGCGACCATTCCAGCCGTTGCCGAACTCTTTGATGCCGGACTGGTCTCCTCGGCAGCGACAATGGTTCCCTGCGCGTGGTTTCCCGCCGTTGCCGCGTATGCCCGCGCAACCCCTTCCGCCGATATTGGCGTCCATGCCACGCTCACCAGTGAGTGGGACGCATACCGCTGGGGACCGCTCAGCACTCGTGATCCGGCATCAGGATTGCTGGACGATGAGGGATATTTCCATCGCACGACGCCTGCCGTTCAGGAACGTGCCCGCCCTGATGCCGTTGCTGCGGAACTGCACGATCAGATCAACAGGGCGCTCGCACATGGCATCGATGTGACCCACCTCGACTCACATATGGGGTCTGCATTTGCGCCCCATTTCCTGCCTGCCTACCTTGCCGCCGCTGCCCACGCGCGTGTGCCGCCGCTTGTGCCGCGTTTGAGCGAAGAGCGCATGCGAGCGGTGGGCATGCCAGAAGAAATGATCGCTTTTGCGCGCAATATTGTTCCGCAACTGGAAGCGCAGGGCGTCGTCATGGTGGATCATCTGATCGGCATGCCGCTCGACCGGCACGAGGATCGGGTCGAAACGGCGAAACAGTTGCTTGGCTCACTGGCGCCGGGGTTAACCTATGTCATCATTCACCCGGCGATTGACACACCGGAACTGCGCGCAATTGCAGGCGACTGGCGTGCGCGTGTGGCGGATTACCAGGCGTTTTGCAGCGCAGAACTGCGGGCGTGGGTGCAGGACCAGGGGATTCACGTCATCGGCTGGCGCCCGATACGCGATGTGCTGCGGGGAGCGTAG
- the pdxH gene encoding pyridoxamine 5'-phosphate oxidase yields MSIADLRKDYTRHGLSESDVDTDPLAQFQRWFDQAVGAGLIEPNAMTLATATPDGKPSARMVLLKGVDAGGFVFFTNYESRKGMELAANPWAALVFYWPELERQVRIEGRVERLSPAESDAYFASRPNGSRIGAWASRQSSVIGSRTELEQRVAELEQFYANREVPRPPFWGGFRVLPDTIEFWQGRPNRLHDRLRYRRDAGRWIIERLSP; encoded by the coding sequence ATGTCTATCGCCGATCTCCGCAAAGACTACACACGACACGGGTTGAGCGAGTCCGACGTTGACACCGATCCATTGGCACAGTTTCAGCGCTGGTTCGACCAGGCGGTCGGCGCAGGATTGATCGAACCAAACGCCATGACCCTGGCGACTGCCACGCCCGATGGCAAACCCTCGGCGCGGATGGTGCTCCTCAAGGGCGTCGATGCTGGCGGGTTCGTCTTTTTCACCAACTATGAGAGCCGGAAGGGAATGGAACTGGCAGCAAACCCATGGGCGGCGCTCGTGTTCTACTGGCCCGAGCTGGAGCGGCAGGTGCGCATCGAGGGGCGCGTCGAGCGCCTCTCACCCGCAGAATCCGACGCCTACTTCGCCTCACGACCGAACGGCAGCCGCATCGGTGCGTGGGCGTCCCGCCAAAGCAGCGTCATTGGCAGCCGCACGGAACTGGAACAGCGCGTCGCCGAACTGGAACAATTCTACGCCAACCGCGAGGTCCCGCGCCCGCCATTCTGGGGCGGCTTCCGCGTCCTTCCCGATACCATCGAATTCTGGCAGGGACGACCGAATCGGCTGCATGACCGTTTGCGCTACCGGCGTGACGCCGGTCGCTGGATTATCGAACGTTTATCGCCATAG